A region from the Lolium perenne isolate Kyuss_39 chromosome 4, Kyuss_2.0, whole genome shotgun sequence genome encodes:
- the LOC127347004 gene encoding uncharacterized protein: MEGVPYYEKKNGMASRKMVSMPRRERRSGVVHIANDKERDVTFYKRRFGLFKGAADLSALTGARVSVVLETDNGKIHSFGTPSAKPLVDAYLSGTAPYIDKVKEAKIAQVQSEVARLDMENTTKDKTKQIYIERMKKKQDENPGIAANLIFLKDEDLDLEDLHTLFNDLSRVQEDYQNQLTPLHHGHQAQISRQSMTRNMLPPAGLSYDHMQATCLSKQSPWSHHPSQQQLLSVPLSSPPEQTLSPLHTVKVPKILHTAPSASPQQLTSLLQPVPHLIHKLPPRQDRHLPCHPSPCNTVQPQQNYVSHNMTFKHNLEDSALSVNSGVNNFAIDGLFGCDPWGYPLSNNVYHNGFQGVEACMGYNGTNVGHSSMETNGWFNAPPEDSRSRQDEDIHALYGGHH, from the exons atggagggagtaccaTATTATGAAAAGAAAAATGGTATGGCTTCTAGAAAAATG GTTAGTATGCCAAGAAGAGAGAGGCGGTCGGGTGTTGTTCACATCGCAAATGACAAAGAGCGTGACGTCACTTTCTACAAGAGACGTTTTGGCTTATTTAAAGGTGCCGCTGACCTCTCTGCCCTCACTGGCGCTAGGGTTTCTGTCGTACTAGAGACGGACAATGGAAAGATTCACTCGTTTGGTACACCATCAGCGAAGCCCCTTGTTGATGCTTACTTATCAGGAACAGCTCCATACATCGACAAGGTGAAAGAAGCGAAGATTGCACAAGTGCAAAGTGAAGTGGCTCGGTTGGACATGGAGAACACAACCAAGGATAAAACAAAGCAAATCTACATCGAGCGTATGAAGAAGAAGCAAGATGAGAACCCAGGTATTGCAGCAAACCTTATCTTCTTGAAGGATGAAGATCTTGATCTGGAAGATCTCCATACACTCTTCAATGACCTCTCGCGGGTCCAGGAGGACTACCAAAATCAGTTGACTCCATTGCATCATGGCCATCAGGCCCAAATTAGCCGCCAAAGCATGACAAGGAACATGCTACCACCAGCTGGACTATCATATGATCACATGCAGGCTACTTGTTTGTCAAAACAGTCGCCGTGGTCTCATCATCCTTCGCAACAACAgttgctttcagttccactatcaTCACCACCAGAACAAACATTGTCTCCACTTCATACGGTGAAGGTACCAAAAATTCTCCATACTGCACCATCAGCTTCGCCACAACAATTGACTTCCCTGCTACAACCGGTTCCTCATCTGATACACAAGCTACCTCCACGGCAAGATCGACACCTTCCGTGCCACCCAAGTCCTTGCAACACGGTGCAACCACAACAGAACTACGTGAGTCATAACATGACCTTCAAGCATAATCTGGAGGACTCTGCATTATCGGTCAACTCCGGTGTCAATAATTTTGCAATTGATGGCCTTTTTGGTTGTGACCCATGGGGCTATCCTCTCTCAAATAATGTATACCACAATGGATTCCAAGGGGTGGAGGCTTGCATGGGCTATAATGGTACCAATGTAGGCCACTCTTCCATGGAAACTAATGGATGGTTCAATGCACCGCCAGAGGATTCTCGTAGTAGGCAAGATGAGGATATCCATGCATTGTACGGAGGGCATCACTAG